In the genome of Mycobacterium kansasii ATCC 12478, one region contains:
- a CDS encoding IS1634 family transposase has protein sequence MVRRSGAMHVARIKSSHVDKAGQRRDYQSVYLRRSFRDGGTVKHQQLANLSALPEAAISAIEAVLSGATMVAAGDAVRIESSLPHGHVAAVHTMARTLGLPALLGPPCRARDLAYGLIVSRVLRPGSKLSTLTGWADTTLGADLGITGASSDEVYAAMDWLHQRQDHIEKQLAARHLDHEVNPSRIAMFDLSSSWVTGRCCELAARGYSRDGKKGCPQIEYGLLTDPAGRPVAIRVFAGNTADPTAFRAAVTTVKDRFGLTNMVMVGDRGMITSARITALKDLGGIGWLTALRAPSIAALAADDGPLQMSLFDDHDFAEITHPDYPGERLICCRNPLLAAERARKRGELLNATEQLLAPITAAVAARRLVGADQIGLKIGKVIDKYKMAKHLHVTITDTTVTITRRHTQISAEAALDGIYVLRTSVPASDLASAAVINAYKNLANVERDFRSLKTDDLDLRPIHHRLEDRVRAHVLICMLAAYLTWHLRHALAPLTFTDENPPTRDNPVAPAQRSPQAATKAARKTTTDAQLPTHSYQGLLTHLATLTRNQVRFAGTKTPVPMLTEATDTQTRAFQLLNTTIPLSLQ, from the coding sequence ATGGTGCGGCGGTCAGGCGCGATGCATGTGGCCAGGATCAAGAGTAGTCATGTGGATAAGGCCGGTCAGCGTCGCGACTACCAGTCGGTGTATCTGCGGCGCAGCTTCCGCGACGGCGGCACGGTTAAACACCAGCAACTGGCCAACCTGTCCGCCCTGCCCGAGGCCGCGATCAGCGCGATCGAGGCGGTGCTGTCGGGTGCGACGATGGTGGCCGCCGGCGACGCGGTGCGCATCGAATCATCGCTACCACACGGCCACGTCGCTGCGGTACACACCATGGCGCGCACATTGGGCCTGCCGGCCCTGCTGGGCCCGCCGTGCCGGGCCCGCGATTTGGCCTATGGGCTGATCGTGTCCCGAGTGCTGAGGCCGGGTTCGAAATTGTCCACACTGACCGGGTGGGCCGATACCACCCTGGGCGCCGATTTGGGTATCACCGGCGCGAGCAGCGACGAGGTGTACGCGGCGATGGACTGGCTGCACCAGCGCCAAGATCACATCGAAAAGCAGTTGGCGGCAAGGCATCTGGACCACGAAGTGAACCCGTCGCGGATCGCGATGTTTGACCTGTCCTCTTCGTGGGTGACCGGTCGGTGTTGTGAATTGGCCGCCCGCGGCTATTCCCGCGACGGCAAGAAGGGCTGCCCACAAATCGAATACGGGTTGCTCACCGACCCCGCCGGGCGCCCGGTCGCGATCCGGGTGTTCGCCGGCAACACCGCCGACCCCACCGCGTTTCGCGCCGCGGTTACCACGGTCAAAGACCGCTTCGGACTGACCAACATGGTGATGGTCGGTGACCGCGGCATGATCACCTCCGCGCGCATCACCGCCCTTAAAGACCTCGGCGGAATCGGCTGGCTGACCGCGCTGCGCGCCCCCTCCATCGCGGCCCTGGCTGCCGATGACGGACCGCTGCAGATGTCGCTGTTCGATGACCACGACTTCGCCGAGATCACCCACCCCGACTATCCCGGCGAACGGCTGATCTGCTGCCGCAACCCCCTGCTGGCCGCCGAACGCGCCCGCAAACGCGGCGAATTGCTTAACGCCACCGAACAACTCCTGGCCCCTATCACCGCCGCCGTGGCCGCCCGGCGACTGGTCGGCGCCGATCAGATCGGCCTCAAAATCGGCAAAGTCATTGACAAATACAAAATGGCCAAACACCTGCACGTCACCATCACCGACACCACCGTGACCATCACCCGCAGGCACACCCAGATCAGCGCCGAAGCCGCCCTCGACGGCATCTACGTGCTGCGCACCAGCGTGCCCGCCAGCGATCTGGCCAGCGCCGCCGTCATCAACGCCTACAAGAACCTCGCCAACGTCGAACGCGACTTCCGCAGCCTAAAAACCGACGACCTAGACCTGCGCCCGATCCACCACCGCCTTGAGGACCGCGTCCGCGCCCACGTCCTGATCTGCATGCTCGCCGCCTACCTCACCTGGCACCTGCGTCACGCCCTGGCGCCGCTGACCTTCACCGACGAAAACCCCCCTACCCGCGACAACCCCGTCGCACCAGCGCAGCGATCCCCCCAAGCCGCCACCAAAGCAGCCCGCAAAACCACCACCGACGCCCAACTGCCCACCCACAGTTACCAAGGACTGCTCACCCACCTAGCCACACTCACCCGCAACCAAGTCCGCTTCGCCGGCACCAAAACCCCCGTGCCCATGCTCACCGAGGCCACCGACACCCAAACCCGAGCCTTCCAACTCCTCAACACAACCATCCCGCTAAGCCTGCAGTAG
- a CDS encoding lysylphosphatidylglycerol synthase transmembrane domain-containing protein, translating into MRVDGRDIAVSGSLLPPVIRRTNDIIRLTLAAVFLPAVIASSLFTRPQWIALEKSISEIVGVLSPTQSDLVYLVYGIAILALPFMILIGLIVSRQWKLLGAYAAAAFMAFLPLSINSNRIAAPRWHFDLSDKLTTLPAQFLDDPRWIAMLAAVLTVSGPWLPARWRHWWWALLLAFVPIHLVISAIVPARSLLGLAVGWFVGALVVLVVGTPALEVPLDGAVRALAKRGFVVAMLTVVRPGGPGPLVLSATSTDPESRAAVELYGPHQRSGGALRQLWWKLRLRGSETAPLQPSMRRAVEHRALMAIAIGQADVANTSTIALSDLERGWTLYAHQPVRGIPLDEWTTQTPVSQVWKSLRILHDHQISHGDLRCNALTVDDGTVLFGGFGAAEYGATDAQLQSDIAQLLVTTTALYDAQSTVAAAIDAFGADTILTASRRLTKSAVPKRIRESVANAKTVISNARSEVMRQTGADQIETQTITRFSRSQFIQLVLIGALVYVAYPFISTVPTFFSQLKHANWSWALLGLAVSALTYVGAAAALWTCADGQVSFIKLSIVQVANTFAATTTPAGVGGLALSTRFLQKSGLTALRATAAVALQQSVQVIVHLALLILFSAVAGTSADLSHFVPTATVLYLIGGVALGIIGTFLFVPNLRRWLSTEVRPKLKEVSSDLAALAREPRRLAIILLGCAGTTLGAALALWASVEAFGGGTTFVTVTVVTMVGGTLASAAPTPGGVGAVEAALIGGLAAFGVPAAIGVPSVLLYRVLTCWLPVFLGWPIMRWLTKNEMI; encoded by the coding sequence ATGCGAGTTGACGGGCGCGACATCGCCGTTTCCGGCAGCTTGCTGCCCCCGGTAATCCGGCGCACCAACGACATCATCCGGCTCACCCTGGCGGCAGTCTTCCTGCCCGCGGTGATCGCGAGTTCACTGTTCACCCGCCCCCAGTGGATCGCGCTGGAGAAATCCATCTCCGAGATCGTCGGGGTGCTGTCCCCCACCCAGTCGGATCTGGTGTACCTGGTCTACGGCATCGCGATTCTGGCGTTGCCGTTCATGATCCTCATCGGCCTGATCGTGTCCCGCCAATGGAAACTGCTGGGTGCCTACGCGGCCGCCGCATTCATGGCCTTTCTGCCGTTGTCGATCAACAGCAATCGCATCGCGGCACCCCGTTGGCATTTCGACCTGTCCGACAAGCTCACCACGCTGCCCGCCCAGTTCCTCGACGACCCACGTTGGATCGCCATGCTCGCGGCGGTGCTCACCGTCTCGGGCCCGTGGCTGCCGGCCCGCTGGCGACATTGGTGGTGGGCGCTGCTGCTGGCGTTCGTGCCGATCCACCTCGTTATCAGTGCGATCGTGCCGGCAAGATCGCTGCTGGGATTGGCGGTGGGATGGTTCGTCGGCGCTCTGGTGGTCCTGGTGGTCGGCACCCCCGCGCTGGAGGTGCCGCTGGACGGTGCGGTGCGCGCACTGGCTAAACGCGGATTCGTCGTCGCCATGCTCACGGTCGTGCGGCCGGGCGGACCCGGGCCGCTGGTGCTGTCGGCCACCTCGACGGACCCCGAGTCCAGGGCAGCAGTGGAGCTCTACGGTCCGCATCAACGCAGCGGCGGCGCGCTGCGGCAACTGTGGTGGAAGCTGCGGCTGCGCGGCTCCGAAACCGCGCCGCTACAGCCTTCGATGCGCCGTGCCGTCGAGCATCGCGCACTGATGGCCATCGCGATCGGGCAAGCGGACGTTGCCAACACGTCGACAATCGCGTTGTCGGACCTCGAACGCGGCTGGACCTTGTATGCGCACCAGCCCGTTCGCGGGATTCCTCTCGACGAGTGGACAACCCAGACTCCGGTTTCCCAGGTGTGGAAATCGCTGCGCATCCTGCACGACCACCAGATCTCCCACGGAGACCTGCGCTGCAACGCGCTCACGGTCGACGACGGCACCGTGCTGTTCGGCGGGTTCGGCGCCGCCGAATACGGGGCCACCGACGCCCAACTGCAATCCGACATCGCCCAGCTCCTGGTGACCACGACGGCGCTGTACGACGCGCAGTCCACGGTGGCGGCGGCGATCGACGCCTTCGGGGCGGACACCATCCTGACGGCCTCGCGCCGGCTGACCAAATCCGCAGTGCCCAAACGCATCCGCGAATCGGTCGCCAACGCCAAGACCGTCATCTCCAACGCCCGCTCGGAGGTGATGCGCCAAACCGGCGCCGATCAGATCGAAACCCAGACCATCACCCGGTTCAGCCGCAGCCAATTCATCCAACTGGTGCTGATCGGCGCGCTGGTCTATGTCGCGTACCCGTTCATCAGCACCGTGCCGACCTTCTTCTCTCAGCTCAAACACGCCAACTGGTCGTGGGCGCTGCTGGGCCTGGCGGTGTCGGCGCTGACCTACGTGGGCGCGGCCGCGGCATTGTGGACCTGCGCCGACGGCCAGGTGAGCTTCATCAAGCTGTCGATTGTCCAGGTGGCCAACACCTTTGCGGCAACCACCACCCCGGCCGGCGTGGGCGGGCTCGCACTCAGCACCCGCTTCCTGCAGAAGAGCGGCCTTACTGCACTGCGCGCCACCGCGGCGGTGGCGCTGCAGCAATCGGTCCAGGTGATCGTCCACCTCGCGTTGCTGATCCTGTTCAGCGCCGTCGCGGGCACGTCGGCCGACCTCTCCCACTTCGTCCCGACGGCCACCGTGCTGTATCTGATCGGCGGTGTGGCGCTGGGCATTATCGGCACGTTTCTGTTCGTACCCAATCTGCGGCGATGGCTCTCGACGGAAGTACGTCCCAAGCTCAAGGAGGTGTCGAGCGACCTGGCCGCGCTCGCCCGCGAACCGCGACGCTTAGCGATAATCCTCTTGGGTTGTGCCGGAACAACTCTCGGCGCTGCGTTGGCCTTGTGGGCCAGCGTCGAAGCCTTCGGTGGTGGTACGACATTCGTCACCGTCACCGTGGTGACCATGGTCGGCGGGACGCTCGCCTCCGCCGCTCCCACCCCCGGCGGCGTCGGCGCCGTCGAGGCGGCGCTGATCGGTGGGCTGGCCGCCTTCGGGGTGCCAGCAGCCATCGGAGTCCCCTCGGTGCTGCTCTATCGGGTGCTCACCTGCTGGCTCCCGGTGTTTCTCGGCTGGCCGATCATGCGCTGGCTCACCAAGAACGAGATGATCTGA
- a CDS encoding PPE family protein, whose translation MVFDFALLPPEVNSARMYTGPGSASLRTAAASWQLLAVELHSAASMYRSVVMDLTSMQWTGSSSMSMAAAVIPYVDWLTVTAEQAGHTAAQATAAATAFEQAFAMTVPPPLIAANRAELLALIATNFFGQNTAAIATTEAQYMQMWAQDATAMDDYTVASAAAWKLTPFASPQPDTNPAGRSAQHAAVTRAITKAPDNKGNWIGNLLKDIGAALTAVGLPEVGVPLYALGEFVNTLKLPKILKDDFTALDALFAWYSTMGSVTGVSGMTNGIINTEKSLGLISGVTQPVAETVPKVAPALLAPLNSIAKSLSGATMRAGGVLGGQVSAAARSAGSIGQLSVPPSWATPQAAVAAKTFQAATPLTTLPTSDAAPAAMPGLPGMPSAATGRAGVVPRYGLRMTVMSRPLSGG comes from the coding sequence ATCGTGTTTGATTTTGCGCTGTTACCGCCAGAGGTCAATTCGGCCCGGATGTATACCGGTCCGGGATCGGCTTCACTGCGTACCGCCGCAGCCAGCTGGCAACTACTGGCAGTCGAACTGCACTCCGCGGCCAGCATGTATCGATCGGTGGTGATGGACCTGACCAGCATGCAGTGGACGGGTTCGTCGTCGATGTCGATGGCTGCCGCGGTCATTCCGTATGTGGATTGGCTCACCGTCACCGCCGAGCAAGCTGGACATACCGCGGCCCAGGCAACCGCCGCCGCGACGGCCTTTGAGCAGGCCTTCGCCATGACGGTGCCGCCGCCGCTGATCGCCGCCAACCGCGCCGAGCTGCTCGCGCTGATTGCAACCAACTTCTTCGGCCAAAACACCGCCGCGATCGCCACCACCGAAGCCCAATACATGCAGATGTGGGCTCAAGACGCCACCGCAATGGACGACTACACCGTCGCCTCGGCCGCAGCATGGAAGCTGACCCCGTTTGCCTCCCCGCAACCCGACACCAACCCTGCCGGGCGCAGCGCTCAACACGCCGCAGTCACCCGCGCCATCACGAAAGCCCCTGACAACAAAGGCAACTGGATCGGAAACCTGCTGAAAGACATCGGAGCGGCGTTGACCGCCGTCGGCCTACCAGAGGTCGGGGTGCCGCTCTACGCATTGGGCGAGTTCGTCAACACCTTGAAACTACCCAAGATTCTCAAAGACGACTTCACCGCCCTCGATGCCCTGTTCGCCTGGTATTCCACCATGGGCTCGGTGACCGGCGTCAGCGGCATGACAAACGGGATCATCAATACCGAGAAGAGCCTCGGCTTGATTTCCGGCGTGACACAACCGGTGGCAGAAACCGTACCCAAAGTCGCACCGGCACTGCTGGCCCCGCTGAACTCCATCGCCAAATCACTATCGGGGGCAACAATGCGTGCCGGTGGAGTCCTTGGCGGTCAAGTCTCGGCCGCCGCGCGCAGCGCGGGTTCGATCGGACAACTATCGGTGCCCCCCTCCTGGGCCACACCCCAAGCCGCCGTCGCCGCCAAGACATTCCAGGCGGCCACCCCCTTGACCACACTGCCCACCAGCGACGCCGCACCCGCGGCCATGCCCGGCCTACCCGGAATGCCCTCAGCCGCAACGGGACGCGCCGGCGTCGTACCCCGATACGGACTCAGAATGACCGTGATGTCACGCCCACTATCCGGAGGCTAA
- a CDS encoding DEAD/DEAH box helicase, translating to MLADEVGLGKTIEAGLAVKELTLRGLAKRVLVLCPAPLREQWREEMNHKFDLQFDVAYHGPEVGNQEKLIVSLALGTRQAEKLTKHPWDIVIVDEAHRAAGAGARKRRELITALTSACRYAFFLTATPVQNDLLELYRLIELLRPGTFTSVKTFQREFMRGYDPRTPSDPAALRRLISSAMIRTTRAQAGVDRVVRRPVDVPIELGAPERELYALSTDLLRNVMRSPSDTMRRRSLALRLTASPFSMGTTALRMADRHPDERVRVVLSEIGHLAMDISSSARENKALQITHQWIREHGRVLVFTQHTDTVTGLLRRMEAEGLTARAFHGSMSASERAATIAAFRSGEAPVMISTDAGAEGQNLQFCNCVLNYDLPWNPMRIEQRIGRVDRLTQPRDEVFVANLYACRTIDESVYRLLAEKLRMFELLFGQVTTILGELDDSKSATFETRVLDALFAESDAKMERLLTQLGTELADARERAGTLIAADGDLSSWMTAAFEHRKGLTKAGSAELMPELTERARRRQRRVQTWVRRVLEALGAQVLHDTGDGEGAFLTVQFDEEFEEELGGRTLMHLAFDRHGLEHHPDAELCAVGSPVFDELLGLLRMRGDMHATVPVIPDDLGPSPFRHAPTIRLIRRRLIPAGTWSGQATFRATVGEAETTEHIITAEINGANDVRLPRRPLSDGEVLPATFQMPSEIVAEFEREAARRLEKIRRDRAEEVEQQQRQELDRVRRSYQARIAEALYEDEARLRRALKSEERRLSRRPDVRARAKLLAMTLDEDDWIVEETWAAEGDVEATLTYEWGFSEPPEVESDASQRSIAVLALCSGAHWVDETETTRCGSCDFDLCAACGDDAVFADCPVCGVASCGSCRQETGGLCLRCGSPGRAPEFDTEFAVAWRLGREAILFVGERAAELTRPGEPASSLLVRDEDVADPDRIRLRAYAVQNGLPADSGLVLRDLSRSPTTDNPSRLRLRRSENVRIELSIAANPTSEIDRDALADLPEHAAATVDGESDLKLVSLLEKLRHEVPPPTPPCVLVTRRSTFTDVYLEAEGLVEQVSAIADDGTLNTVDEHSASFEWRESSLQSPELAEAELGGLRVVLERRNDAVLVSAYEEGHSDKTSQWIALPDGFSAASQLGWFGVLESLGASGGRVGQRTNEIREVIGPVPVPMECQLLDRRVRPVVEVAMIDAEIDLVPVDSDSLRALGAPSNPVSKPLPGRLPAELNRALLERTARSFTAVVRNGFEIHEIWRGHGTATHEYRTFDGRPTAPTLDDIGAREVDFGVCRDGHFYAAGRAALCASCRTWSCMACDEIDHQASIGCPGCSASICRRCLSEDHVASTAICVLCGDTVCSECGRDPQVHCCPICDREVCSSCRVGELCPACSRLGPATDDELSCLPVELAATGAAVLAGVDKNAMTVILNRGGAIEQAVVRNGSLDRWIAFGRSMIDDAYKLRLSASRLLNTQVVPIVEPLDREARIDAPHLVLQSDRIFFAVWSVEKLGRAGRGANPFVNADGDLPHLVAREFPPLTRLPQPAAKTPAQVDHVVASIPQHRSIDLTLRWHRVGHDVLLVDSGILTRRFDGSSLHEKLTRWASTGATPPWVTQAWQPAPTVYRYAVSDIVEVVIVGMASLRALGVRADDRPEWYAISGSQQAPAATMLGRWMGIGDADEVSAFTDPNRISLSSVSNAMHISRRVRPLGSIQPTSRPGHPRTTPNALAAWLPGAHVVTPELGILPNDFRLLLVQQLNTEERRTALVIGAHVEEAVTVEDGQVWVHEANLRPGTTDARRIDSTTTLPRDHGVIDREGHFVPDAPRCRYCGGRICPVCLEGMVSCDCCAAPICKRCANKPKVDLWLCPACATLRRATRREARQHGRFLLTRGMLIGADPVHTVIVEHTKHRWMRHAEDGAQSVIESPVVEGFLNERLTDGDD from the coding sequence GTGTTGGCCGACGAGGTCGGTCTCGGTAAGACCATTGAGGCCGGGCTTGCGGTGAAGGAGTTGACACTGCGCGGTCTGGCCAAACGAGTACTGGTCTTGTGCCCCGCCCCGCTTCGCGAGCAATGGCGCGAGGAGATGAACCACAAGTTCGACCTACAGTTCGACGTCGCATATCACGGACCGGAGGTCGGCAACCAGGAGAAGCTGATAGTCAGCCTGGCTTTGGGCACCAGGCAGGCCGAGAAACTCACTAAGCATCCTTGGGACATCGTCATTGTCGACGAGGCCCACCGCGCAGCAGGCGCAGGCGCACGCAAGAGACGCGAACTGATCACCGCGTTGACGAGCGCGTGCCGATATGCGTTTTTCCTGACCGCCACCCCGGTTCAGAACGATCTGCTGGAGCTATACCGGCTGATCGAGCTCTTGCGGCCTGGCACCTTCACGTCGGTCAAGACTTTCCAGCGGGAATTCATGCGGGGCTACGACCCGCGAACGCCAAGCGATCCCGCGGCGTTGCGCCGCCTCATCAGCAGTGCCATGATTCGCACCACGCGCGCCCAGGCCGGGGTGGATCGGGTCGTCCGCCGGCCTGTCGACGTGCCGATCGAACTCGGCGCACCCGAACGCGAACTCTACGCATTGAGCACCGATCTGCTCCGCAACGTCATGCGCAGCCCCAGCGACACAATGCGACGCCGCAGCCTCGCGCTGCGTTTGACCGCGAGCCCGTTCTCCATGGGAACAACAGCGCTGCGCATGGCCGATCGGCATCCCGACGAGCGCGTCCGCGTGGTGCTGAGTGAAATAGGTCATCTCGCTATGGACATTTCGAGTTCCGCTCGCGAGAACAAAGCCTTACAGATCACTCACCAGTGGATACGGGAACACGGGCGCGTCCTCGTCTTCACCCAGCACACCGACACGGTCACCGGACTGCTGCGCCGGATGGAGGCGGAGGGCCTCACCGCACGCGCGTTCCATGGGTCGATGTCGGCAAGCGAGCGGGCGGCCACCATCGCCGCGTTCAGGTCGGGTGAAGCGCCGGTCATGATCTCGACCGACGCCGGCGCTGAGGGCCAGAACCTGCAGTTCTGCAACTGCGTCCTGAACTACGACCTGCCGTGGAACCCCATGCGCATCGAGCAACGCATCGGGCGGGTCGACCGGCTCACCCAACCCCGCGACGAAGTGTTCGTCGCCAACCTGTACGCCTGCCGAACGATCGACGAGAGCGTCTACCGGTTGCTCGCGGAGAAGCTGCGCATGTTCGAACTCTTGTTCGGACAAGTCACGACGATCCTGGGTGAGCTCGACGATTCGAAATCCGCGACATTCGAAACACGCGTGCTCGACGCCCTTTTCGCGGAGAGCGACGCGAAAATGGAGCGGCTGCTCACGCAACTGGGCACCGAACTCGCCGATGCCCGCGAGCGCGCCGGAACGCTCATCGCCGCCGATGGCGACCTCAGCAGCTGGATGACCGCCGCCTTCGAACATCGCAAAGGGCTCACCAAGGCAGGCAGCGCAGAACTCATGCCCGAGCTCACCGAACGCGCGCGACGACGCCAGCGGCGAGTACAAACGTGGGTCAGGAGAGTGCTGGAAGCGCTTGGCGCTCAGGTTCTTCACGACACCGGAGACGGGGAGGGCGCCTTCCTTACGGTGCAGTTCGATGAGGAATTCGAGGAAGAACTCGGGGGCCGGACGCTGATGCATCTCGCATTCGATCGACACGGCCTGGAACATCATCCGGATGCCGAACTGTGCGCGGTGGGCTCACCGGTATTCGATGAGCTCCTCGGCCTATTGCGGATGCGCGGCGACATGCACGCAACCGTCCCGGTAATTCCGGATGACCTCGGCCCCAGCCCCTTCCGGCATGCGCCAACGATCAGGCTCATCCGGCGTCGGCTCATTCCGGCCGGCACCTGGAGTGGGCAAGCCACTTTCCGCGCAACGGTCGGCGAGGCGGAGACGACGGAACACATCATCACCGCAGAGATCAACGGAGCCAACGACGTACGGCTACCCCGTCGCCCGCTCAGTGACGGCGAGGTGCTGCCGGCTACTTTCCAGATGCCATCCGAGATCGTGGCTGAGTTTGAACGCGAGGCAGCCAGGCGGCTCGAGAAGATTCGACGCGACCGAGCCGAGGAAGTCGAGCAGCAGCAGCGCCAGGAGCTTGACCGGGTACGGCGCAGCTACCAGGCACGGATCGCCGAAGCACTATACGAAGACGAGGCTCGATTGCGACGAGCACTGAAGTCCGAAGAACGACGACTGAGCCGGCGGCCCGACGTTCGGGCGCGCGCAAAGCTGCTCGCGATGACGCTCGACGAGGACGACTGGATAGTCGAAGAGACCTGGGCCGCAGAAGGCGACGTCGAGGCAACATTGACCTACGAATGGGGCTTCTCGGAACCGCCAGAGGTCGAAAGTGATGCGTCACAGCGGTCCATCGCCGTGCTGGCGCTGTGCTCCGGTGCCCACTGGGTCGACGAGACGGAGACCACTCGATGCGGCTCGTGCGATTTTGACCTGTGTGCCGCGTGCGGGGATGACGCGGTATTCGCGGATTGTCCGGTATGCGGCGTAGCTAGTTGCGGATCGTGCCGTCAGGAAACTGGCGGGCTTTGCCTGCGGTGCGGTTCACCCGGGCGGGCACCAGAATTCGACACGGAGTTCGCCGTCGCCTGGCGGCTTGGCCGAGAAGCGATACTTTTCGTCGGTGAGCGTGCCGCCGAATTGACGCGGCCGGGCGAACCGGCATCCTCTTTGCTGGTTCGCGATGAAGATGTCGCTGACCCTGATCGAATCCGGTTGCGGGCTTACGCGGTTCAGAACGGCCTGCCGGCCGATAGCGGGTTGGTCCTGCGCGACCTCAGCCGTAGCCCAACAACAGACAATCCGAGTCGCTTGCGCCTCCGACGGTCCGAAAATGTCCGGATTGAGCTGTCGATTGCAGCCAACCCTACTTCAGAGATTGACCGCGACGCGCTCGCTGATCTGCCGGAACACGCGGCGGCCACTGTGGACGGCGAATCTGACTTGAAGCTCGTGTCGCTCCTCGAAAAACTCCGCCACGAAGTTCCGCCGCCGACCCCGCCGTGCGTCCTGGTAACCCGCCGGTCTACGTTTACCGACGTTTACCTCGAAGCGGAAGGTCTAGTTGAACAAGTATCGGCGATTGCCGACGACGGCACGCTGAACACCGTTGATGAACATTCGGCGTCGTTTGAGTGGCGCGAATCCTCTCTCCAGAGCCCCGAGCTCGCCGAGGCAGAACTCGGGGGACTGCGAGTTGTGTTGGAGCGCAGGAACGATGCGGTGCTGGTAAGTGCGTATGAAGAAGGGCATTCTGATAAGACCAGTCAGTGGATCGCACTTCCCGATGGATTCTCCGCCGCAAGTCAATTGGGTTGGTTCGGGGTGTTGGAATCGCTCGGAGCTTCGGGCGGCCGAGTGGGCCAGCGTACCAACGAAATTCGGGAAGTGATTGGACCGGTCCCAGTTCCAATGGAATGTCAGCTCCTCGACCGGAGGGTGCGTCCTGTTGTCGAGGTTGCAATGATTGATGCAGAAATCGATTTGGTGCCAGTCGATTCGGACTCGCTGAGGGCATTGGGCGCGCCCAGTAATCCGGTATCAAAGCCACTTCCTGGCCGCCTGCCCGCCGAACTGAACCGCGCACTGCTTGAGCGAACCGCGCGATCGTTCACGGCCGTTGTGCGAAACGGGTTCGAAATACACGAGATATGGCGTGGACACGGAACCGCAACCCACGAGTACCGAACTTTCGATGGGCGCCCGACGGCGCCGACACTCGATGATATCGGCGCGCGCGAGGTGGACTTCGGTGTCTGCCGGGATGGACACTTCTACGCGGCCGGTAGGGCCGCGCTATGTGCGTCATGTCGTACGTGGTCGTGCATGGCATGTGATGAGATCGATCACCAAGCTTCGATCGGATGCCCGGGCTGCTCGGCATCGATATGCCGGCGGTGCCTTTCCGAAGACCATGTGGCGTCAACTGCTATCTGCGTACTGTGCGGTGACACCGTGTGTTCCGAGTGTGGTCGTGATCCCCAAGTGCACTGTTGCCCTATCTGCGATCGCGAGGTGTGCTCGTCATGTCGAGTGGGCGAGCTGTGCCCGGCCTGCAGTCGACTGGGACCCGCGACGGATGATGAGCTGAGTTGTCTCCCCGTTGAACTCGCTGCTACGGGCGCCGCAGTCCTCGCCGGCGTCGACAAAAATGCGATGACCGTCATCCTCAACCGAGGTGGCGCGATCGAGCAAGCGGTGGTTCGCAATGGCTCGCTCGATCGATGGATTGCCTTCGGCAGAAGCATGATCGATGACGCTTACAAGCTGCGTCTGTCCGCGAGCCGATTGCTGAACACCCAAGTCGTCCCCATTGTCGAACCGCTCGACCGCGAGGCCCGTATCGATGCGCCGCACCTTGTTCTGCAGTCGGACCGGATCTTCTTCGCCGTGTGGTCTGTGGAGAAGCTCGGCCGAGCAGGGCGGGGCGCAAACCCATTCGTCAATGCCGACGGTGATCTGCCGCACCTGGTTGCTCGCGAATTTCCGCCGCTAACGCGGCTGCCGCAACCCGCAGCCAAGACGCCGGCCCAAGTGGACCACGTCGTCGCCTCGATACCACAACACCGTAGTATCGATCTCACTCTGCGGTGGCATCGCGTAGGGCACGACGTGCTACTCGTGGACTCCGGCATCCTCACCCGCAGGTTCGATGGATCTTCGTTGCACGAGAAGCTAACCCGCTGGGCCTCGACGGGCGCGACGCCACCCTGGGTCACACAGGCATGGCAACCGGCGCCTACGGTTTACAGGTATGCGGTGTCAGACATAGTAGAGGTGGTGATCGTCGGGATGGCTTCGCTTCGAGCCCTCGGCGTCCGAGCCGACGATCGGCCAGAGTGGTACGCCATCTCAGGCTCGCAGCAAGCCCCCGCAGCCACGATGCTCGGCCGCTGGATGGGCATTGGCGATGCGGATGAGGTCAGCGCATTCACCGACCCAAACCGGATCAGCCTCTCATCGGTGTCGAATGCGATGCACATTTCGCGCCGCGTGCGCCCCTTGGGCTCGATCCAACCGACCTCCCGGCCAGGGCACCCGCGTACGACCCCGAACGCGCTGGCGGCGTGGTTGCCGGGGGCGCATGTAGTCACACCCGAACTTGGGATCTTGCCAAACGACTTCCGCTTGTTGCTTGTGCAGCAACTGAACACTGAAGAAAGAAGAACGGCACTGGTAATCGGCGCGCACGTCGAAGAGGCGGTCACGGTAGAGGATGGCCAGGTCTGGGTGCACGAAGCGAACCTCAGGCCTGGCACAACCGATGCACGCCGAATTGACAGCACCACAACGCTTCCCAGAGACCATGGTGTCATCGACCGGGAAGGCCACTTTGTGCCCGATGCGCCCCGATGCCGTTACTGTGGTGGCAGAATCTGCCCGGTGTGCCTGGAGGGCATGGTCTCGTGTGACTGTTGCGCAGCGCCGATCTGTAAGCGATGCGCGAATAAGCCGAAAGTAGACCTCTGGCTATGCCCTGCGTGCGCCACGCTGCGGCGCGCCACCCGACGGGAGGCACGCCAACATGGGCGGTTCCTGCTGACGCGAGGCATGCTTATCGGGGCTGACCCTGTGCACACGGTCATCGTGGAGCACACAAAACATCGCTGGATGCGTCACGCCGAAGACGGCGCACAGTCCGTTATCGAGAGCCCCGTGGTCGAAGGATTCCTGAACGAGCGCTTGACGGATGGCGACGACTAG